The genomic stretch CCCATCACCTTCTGTGTCGATGTTCTGGTCCGGGATCTCCAAGTTGATTTCCATCATGTTGGACTCCTTCCACGAGCCGCTGAACATGCTGGAGAAATATCCTGACTGCAGAATGCAAGAGATTAGAAGAAATCACGAGTATGAAATAACAGACACGGATGACAGATACTCCTTGTggtgttttcatttgatttgatatATTACCTGGCACAGGTATACTTTGTGGAGGTTCCACTCTTGTCCCAAAGCACAGATGCGAATGTCACTGTTCTCTCCGTTCAAGAACAAGGTCTGATAAATGTAGCGTGATGTGCTTTTCAACTTCTTCCtgttcaagttaaaaaaaacacaaacaatccaAATTAACAGAAAGAAGAATTTAACACTTAAGAATGATGtcttaaagaaaactgaatcgattgtttcttttttatgtaCTTGCCTGCGAGGTGTATCTAGTATGGCATCGTCCTCCTCTTGTTCACTCTCACAGTCACACTGGGCGTTTCGTTTCCTCTTCTTACACTCACACCCATGCTTGCGGCTGGTACTTGTGCCCTCTGCAGCCTCCTCTGGACCCTGAGCGTGCGACTGAAACCTGCTGCCCAAATTCCCCATCTCCACGCCTTTCAAGGAGACttgatacaaacacaacaggtcAGCTGAACTTTATCTTGGTATTGCAACGGAACTCCATAAATCAATATGGTatcaaaaacaggaagaaaaaaacaccgtTAGAGACATTAGCTTTTGCAGTACAGTGAAAGCTTGTGGCGGAGATTAATGAGTGACTCATATTGAGGGATATACTTAATGAAATGTATTCTATCTGGATTAATTATTCATGTAGTCAACAAAATGTGTGAGAAAATAGCCCCAAAAAAGTCCTACCAAAATCACAGATTCTAACAAGATGTTcaaaatgttgtctttaaaaaaaaaccagttCAAAAATAATGTGATTGTCAATTTAAGAAAGCAGAAAATCCACACTTTGTGTAGCAAGAACTCACAGCTTTGCAATTCTATTTGATTCGAAATTATCGAAAGATTGTTAAAATGGTTGCAGATTAGTTTCTGGATGATTTCATATTTAGTTTAGaaaatccactttttaaaaatgctccCTAACCTTCCACTAGTGCAATTTTATTGCTTAATATGAAAGAATAAACACAATGCTTGGACATTTTACTccacatttttgtttaaatttaaaaaaataataatttaaataccCATTATCCATTACATAGAAGTAAAACTTATATGTTTTATACGTTTTTCACATATCCaacatatgaatgaaataataagAGGACACATTTTCATCTAAAATAGAATAATGTACTTTTGTTTGGTGTAAATGAAAAGACAtcagacacattttttgtgttaGAATTTGTCGTCTGCCAAACAGCCAAAACATCTGCATGAATCTTTGTACAATACAAACAGAAGTAACAACATTGAGTGTGATTGAAGGACTCCCTGCCTCAGCATATGAAAGCCAGATGTGACACAGTGTATGACAGAGCACTGAGCTAACTCACCTGAAGACTCGCAGCGGGCAGGCTGGGCGAGGTttcaggtcagaggtcagcagtGACGGTAAACACGGCTGATAATCTCAGAGCCAGTTAAAGAGGAGCTAATACTAACAGCTAGCTTAGCCGCTGAATTCACTAAAAACAACAGCCTGAAAACACTTAACGACGCTGTGTCTGACAAGCTGCTACTCCGCACGAGCCTCCGGACCCCAAAAGTGCCTTTGTTccagttacatttttttctgaattacAGAAAATGTGAACCCGGAGATTGGAGATGATGTGTAACTGCCCTGAAGCTCTGCGGCTgcttttgttgttcttcttcttcttctctcggTGGTGAGCGTTAGCTATTTCTACGTCACAGGTCGCTGCTCAAGATCGCCCTCTAGTGTGAGACAGATGTGCTACACAAATGTCAaaactacctttttttttcattttacaattTCTTTATACCACAAAAATTGTCAAGATCCAACGTTATCCATActagcatttatttattcacttttatATAGTATAAtagtaaagaaaaataaataaaggaaagatCAATTATTAGGACCTGCTGAGCCCCACTGACAAGTCTGCCTGGTTCTCATGGAGTCTAAAGGGCACTTCCAAATCAGCAGTTTTTAATGTAACCTATTGATTGCATGCATACTAACACTTCACTGAAACATTGAGGGAAACGAtcgtttagtttagttttacaTTACAACAATAACAGACGTGACAAAACACTTACACAATGAAGACAGCTACAGGTACAGGTAACAGAAATATTAAGATGTATTAATTGAAGTGACATCACTCTGTAACAGCCAATGTTAGGCAGATAGTTGGCCTATTGAAGATAGTGTTAGTGTTCAAAGTTCAAAGATTTAATACAAATTTTGAATGATACTTCACCAGCATTGAGAAGCCTTGAAATGTGTCATTCAGTACTAGAGGCAAATAGCCAACTGTGTTTTTAGCTGTGTTTTAAAGACTGAAAGTAAAACATCTGTAGAGTACAGAGGCATGCTCCACAGCGTGTTTACAAAACGTCAGCACCTAGTGCGTGCCAGAAATCAGAAAGTAAAAGCAGTCTTAACTGTTCTCATTCTGTCAAAGATCGCTGAGACAGTCAATTTTCCAATAGGGTTCCTGGAAAGAACAATAACATTTGCCACAGATTATTGTAACACATTACAGACGAACACAttcatctactttttttttaaagtcctgaTTCCAACTCTTTAAAACATTCTTCTTCATCAAAGTATATTGCAGTTTAACTGATCATAATACAGTGGAAAATTCCTCCAAAGTCAGATATGATATAACAAATTATTAGGAATTATTATACATAATTGCAGCTAGTCTTTGAAGAAAGTTTCAAGTTTAAACTCATTATTAACTTAATTCAACAACAGAATTAAAATCTAGTTACTGAAACACTCTGATGTGCCTGAAAATACATGCTTTCTTGTGATGTTGAAAGGTGTGATTATGTGCACATGGGTTCGCTTTGGAGAGCATAAAGTTGCTTTTTAATTTTGCTAATTCAGACCACTTCAAAACCTCTTTCACTCTTTTCCTCTCACACCTGAATCAACACCCAGGCCGACCAGGACTGAACTGGAAGGAGGTTACCAAAAGTTTGAAGTAGTGTTTAGTCTTCATCTCTGCAATGCCCAAAACACACCACCAGTTTCTACCAACAATTTAGAAACGGCAGAGGGTGAACTATCCAAACAACACTCCTACTCCTGCAGGTGTAAAGATACACACGCCATAGGAGTTGtaatcaaaatacatttcatatcAATTTAACTCGAACTCACTTTACATCCCTCTGTTATTACTTCTATGTACTTATTGACAACTGTCTTTAATATGATGCCCTCCTTGAATCCTAACAGTAAATGCATTACAGCATAATCTTTACGTCAAAGCCatggggttaaaaaaaatataactcaaaggagaaaaaaacaaaaaaaatgacaaacaagtaaaaaaatatatgatacaagactgccctctagtggtatCTTTAGGCAGGTTATTCATGGCATTAGCTTGCAATGTGCAGAAATGaagatacttttttatttatttgtttggttATGTCTCAagttctccaaaaaaaaaaaaaaaaaatcatcattacatttattaaaataacaattaacttaatttaagttatttgtAAAGGGTCCATGTAGAGAGTGAGCTCAGCAAAGCTATTTCCTGACatgttcattcattttgtttgtttgaaaaaaagaaacaaacatgactttttattttacttgattgttttttttttgttgtttgtttgttagaaGGGTGtgagtaaaaacaaaagtatacattttcttaaaaacaagACAGCCTACGGACAAACGGACATGACGTGAGAGGATTTCCCATAGTGGGCGTGTTCATAGATCAGAATTTCAGAATCAACCAATGAACGCCGAGCACCGCTTTCACAACATTCCAATCCTTCCCAAACCTTCCGcccactccccctcctctgcctgcctgcctgacCGGATCGTTCCGTGTTTGTGGGACTGTGACACGTAAGTGTGTCTGTCTCATCTACGTGACCAGGCAGGACACCTTCACCTGGGACagggagaacagagagaggactTTACTGCCCCTCTGTCCCCAACCAAAACCGGTTTATATCTGAACATATTCAGCATGGAGGCGGGAGACGCGACTGCAGGTGAGCTCGTTGTTAGCAGTGACAGTCAGTGGGGAGGTGTGCGCTGGTTTTGACAGTTTAATAACTAACTAAGACAACATTTAACCCAGAGACGAGTTATCTATCTGTTCAGGGCTTCAATAAGAACTTAATGTTTGAATGAATCATGCAGGATTTCACACGTTTTCTTAATGAAGCAGAATAAGTTTGCTTACGTCGTTTGTACTGCAAATAGCTTCCTATTAAGAAAATATGTTAATATGTCAATTCTGTTCAACCTCCAGGAGCTCTTGTAGGCAATGATGGAGAAGGACAGAAGGAAGAAACTGCAAAGAAGGATACAGCTCCTAAAAAAGATGAACCCCAGGGCAAAAGTGGGTTTGAGAAGATCTTTGGGTTCAGGAAGGAGGACCTGACCTCCTGGAATAGTCTAGTGACGCTTCTGAACCGCCCCACTGACCCTGCATCCCTGGGCATCTTCCGCTGCTTGTTTGGTAAGTTCAGTGTGTTAAGTGAAGACTGCTCCTTGGAGATTAGAAACACTGTGTGCCCCTAAACGGTATAATGTGTCTTTGTTGCAGGTTTGCTGATGGCTATCGATGTCACACAGGAACGTGGTCTCAGTCACCTGGACTATAAGTACCTGGATGGAGCCCCTGTGTGTCGCTTCCCCCTTTTCAATTTCTTACAGCCACTGCCCCTTGATTGGATGTATCTGGTGTATGTGGTGATGTTCCTCGGTGGGTTATACTTATTTTTAAAGGTTGGGGGAGCTAGTTTAAACTAGCACTTTGAAGGTATTTACATTAACAGCCAGCTAAGGAGCAGTCAGGAAAAAGCCCCCCTATTTTGAGTCCAGGCTGATGCATTCCATCTACAGGACACAGTCTCTGTGGGGTGGTGGTCTATGGTAAAGATCAAAGCACAAATACCAGACCTGCAATTTTCCACTtttggtccccccccccccagtccaCGTCTCGTGCAGGTTTTTGAGTTTCATAAAGAGTCAACCAGTGCAAGTGTAGTGCAAACTTTAGATTACGCAAGACTGCAGACGGGAAGCAGAAAACAATGACAatcaaagtaaataaacactgataaaaaaaaatacctaatCCTACACCACTGTGGGTGTAAATCAATCCTCTGGGGGGTTTTCTGAACATTAAGCAACATTTGTTTCTCAAAATaaagcacacaaacatttatttacctACAGAGCAATATTACTTAATTATAATGGTGGAACTTTTAAACGTTCTTTCTGACATTAAAACCATATTACAATATTGTAGATACATGAATACTGTTTGTATTGAATGTAGTATTAAAGTACCCTATTTTTACAAGAGGTTTTACACAAACTGATCATTTAGTTTACTTCCTATCAATATACATTGTATTTCACGAAAGGTATTCAAAGGAGCCAATTATCATCttagacaaaagaaaaaaaatcagaaattcaaaaaaataaaaattatgtATTTGCTTGCAagttttttctttacatgaatatatgatgtgtttatttaagAGAAATTCatcctttatttttcattcatagCAATTTTTAAAATTGTACTAAAGGAAGTAAATGATAACATCACAATGAGAGTCATTTTGTTAGACTTGTTCGAACTCCCCCAGAAGTGTTTTTACAGACTGAATAAAATCCAAGTggactttttgacacatttatgtgaagaaaaaagaagctatTACAACATTAACTGTCACTGATATtagctgtgtttctgtttcatatCAAAGGAGCCGTGGGCATCATGCTTGGCTGTCTCTACCGCCTCTCCTGCCTCATGTTCATCTCCACGTATtggtacattttctttttggatAAAACAACTTGGAACAATCACTCGTACCTCTACGGCCTCATTGGATTTCAGCTCACACTCATGGACGGCAACAGATACTGGTGAGATGTGAGACTGGTGTTTATATtcagttttgatgttttttttttgcttatgcATGTCCAATCCAAATGTGTGCGCTCTACAGAGCAAGACATTTTTGTCTGCGTCTTTTTTTGCAGGTCAATCGATGGATTGCGGAGGCCCTCCATTAAGAATGCTCATGTGCCTCTGTGGAATTACACGCTGTTGAGGATACAGGTTTGTGCACAGGAAGCTTTAAGCAAcatacattgtgtttttttaaatttctttattttttacagatcaAAGCAATCTAATGCTGCCAATGCGTTTCTGCCCCTTACAGATATTTATTGTATACTTCATCGCTGGAGTCAAAAAGCTGGATGCTGATTGGGTGGAAGGATACTCCATGTCATACTTGGCACACCATTGGCTGTTTGATCCTTTTAAGTAGGTGGTATTAAGAAGCTGAGTACAAAGatagttttgttgtgtttcaatGCTCCTACTTAAATCTTActgtacttcactttatttctcAGAGTGATCCTTCCTGTGGAGTTAGTAAATCTGCTGGTGGTGCACGGAGGGGGTCTCATTCTGGATCTTAGTGCCGGGTACCTGCTGTTTTTCGATGTCACGAGATCTTTTGGAATTTTCTTTGTCTCCTACTTCCACTGCATGAACTCTCAGCTCTTCAGCATCGGTGAGTCTCTACTTTGGATTCGTGTTACATACTATGTGAAGCAATTTGTATTTCTTAATCATTTTCTGTTGATAACTAGTAAATGGATTGTAAGATTAGaccttctctctcccttctcaGTCGCAATTAACAACCCGTGGATTGATTTCTTGATATAAGAATTAAGActgttctgcagaaaaaaaaaagaaaaaagatatgAAGTCTATGCATGCTCTCAAGGGCTCTGCCTGTCTTCAGCTTTGGAACAGAACCAACAGTGTGTAAACTAGCAAAcaccaacaaacaacacaacgcACAAAAAGTGTATCCAGTTTGGCCACATTTTAGTGTGGCTGACATTGATGGAAAAATACGGTCAACATCTGCAGGGAATTTCCTGTGGAGTATATTTTGACCTGCTTGCCTGCTTAGATGTTGTAGACAGGCTGGTTTATGTAATGCCACTGGCTTAAGCAATGTCAATGATGCTTACTTCTAGCATCTATATAGTCCAGCACATTTAACAAATGCTAAGTGCAGTTCACTTAATGTCCATCAGGGGTCATTATTAAttacaatattcctaaaatgtTCCACAAAGaacctttttaaaacaccttTCTTGTTTCCATGCATACTTTAATCAGTGCCTTTATTTGAGCGAAATCATTTTACCTTCATCTTGATGAGAATGTTAAACCTCCACAGGGATGTTTTCATACACAATGCTGGCCACAAGTCCCCTCTTCTGCTACACCGACTGGCCAAGGAGATTCTTCGGCCGCTTCCCAGAATTCCTCAGGGCAGTCCTGCCACTCACCTCGGACCCAGCGGACATTCAGCCAAGCACTTCCTGTGTTTACAGTGAAGTCCAAAGCACAAACACCGAGCGCCAGGAGACCCCACCTGTCGCCAAAGCCGGCAAACTAAGACTGAAGCACAAGCTGGGAGCCATTTTTACTGTTCTCTACATAGTGGAACAGTTGTTCCTGCCGTACTCACACTTCATCACACAGGTAAACCTGCTTTGCGTAATCATCTACACAGAAAAAATGCATTAAGTAAGATTGTACTTTGATGTCAGCAAAAGCCTTACAAATCCCTGCTGAGTCACTAGACTGATAGTTGCTCAATCAGAGTCAACAGTCAACAACCCTCAGCAAACAGCAGCTCTAACTGGTGTTGTAAGCCAAAAAGACATACATTCTCATCATGTAGTGTAGTCTATGCTATTGAAACTTTGTGGTTTATTCTTGGcctatttaaaatgtaagatcttgttttataaaaaatattccataaaagagaacagaacagaacagaacagaacagaacagagaaagAATTACAAATATTTACCATGTGACTTTTATGAGAATATCCTAACTCTTAATTATTCCGCAGGGTTACAACAACTGGACCAATGGCTTGTATGGCTACTCTTGGGACATGATGGTTCACTCCCGCAgccatcagcatgtgaagatCACCTACAAAGATGGAAAAACGGGAGAAATTGGATATTTGAACCCAGGGGTGAGTTAGGAGGAAAACATAAATGATGTTCATACAACTTACAGCGAATACACGTGCAAGCATCTAAACAAACAATGACACTGTTTGTGTGCTGAAGGTGTTCACGCAAAGCCGCCGCTGGAAAGACCATGGAGACATGCTGAAGCAGTACGCTACGTGCCTCGATCAGTTCCTGCCCCGCTATAATATCACTGATCCTGAAATCTACTTTGACATCTGGGTGTCGATTAATGAACGCTTTCAGCAAAGGTAAGAATTTGGAAAAATATTCTGTTAATGTAACTACTTCAGATCTATCATTACAAACAAAGAATGTGctttctttttattcctttttattttattagcaGTTTATATATCACGGAGCATTTGGAGCTAAAACATTGGTTTATTTCCTCTGCAGTTctcaggttttttaaaaaataaataaagatgatttaaaCTAAATACAATTTGGGAGAGGAAGTGTGAAAACAAGGGCAATGAAACAGGGAGAGACTGGTGAGAGAAAATCAAGAGGTTTGCTAAATTAAGAAAGCATTACAGGGTCCATGGCTGGCCTAAATCTGTCTTcaggtggctgtggctcagtggtggagtcgTTCGTTTCTCTTCCAGAAGGTCAgggttttgattcccagctcctgcagtcacatgttaaagtatccttgggcaagacacagaCCATCGAATAATATTGGAATATTAATCATGTCACGATTTTGAAAAGGTTCCTCCTCCAGCAGAGTGATTAGGCTGAGTGAGGCCCCCTGTGAGTGGAGCCTTTAGTTagtgttgtgtttcttgtttctacctaaaaaggttaaattaaagAAGTTTCCTTTTCACGGTTGTTCGTTGATATTGTGCTGTTGATTTTGCTgttaaatgatttattattgttttagtGGGAATTTTGTTCTTCAGCTTCCCTTTATTACTGAAATGGTTTGCTCCAATTGGCGCGGGACTAAGAGAAGCATGCAAGTAGCCAGAGTCTGGGGGAAAGGAACATTGTGGTTTgtggcagcttgctgtgaggctgggttttctttcagtttgttAGGTCTAGTTGCTTTTTGATTAATTTACTCAGGattgttgtttttgctcttttccGCATTTTTGGTTAATAAAATCCACCATGCCTCCCGAGCAATTCTTCTGCAAGAACTCGCCACCGGTGCTGAACAGCCACACTTAAATCCCATTTTTCATGTAGACTTACAACCGGTAATGCTTCAACGATAGTCATCGTTCTCATTTTGTCgcagccatcagtgtgtgaaagcatttagtgtgaaagcactttgagttgtcagaagaccaGGGAGGCTCTCTCCAAGACTATTTCAATATTCAACCTGCTTAGGAAGTACTCTGCATCTAGTACGAAAGAAAGAAATCATAATGCCCAACATTGCAGGGGGCAGGGCTAGTCCATACTTTGTATTTCTTGTAGTGGTTTATGATATTTCAGAGTGTAAAGAGTGTGTTTTCAAATTTGCTCTTGACTTACTTCTCAGGATCTTTGACCCCCGCGTTGACGTTGTAAAGGCCGATTGGTCTCCTTTCCGACCGAACACATGGCTGATGCCTCTACTGGTGGACCTCTCTCCCTGGAGGACGAAGTTCCAGGAGATTGAGGGCAGTTTGGACAATCAGACAGAGATCGTCTTTATTGCTGATTTCCCAGGTTGTggatctctttctgtcttttaaatttcatttagacatgtaaaaaaaaatgtttgtgctcTGTTGTCTTTATTCATTCTTTGTGCTTCCTTTAAGGTCTCCATTTAGAGAACTTTGTTAGTGAAGATCTGGGCAACACCAGCATCCAAGTACTGCAGGGCACAGTGAAcgtggaggtggtggaggaaaagaagaacTACACCCTGCAGCCTGGGGAGCAGATAAAGGTACAGCATCACCCTTATCATCACTTTTAACATTTCACATATTAACATACACTCAGATATTTACagtgttgtgcatgtgtttctgtgtgcaggtTCCAGCAGGAGCTTACCATAAAGTGTACACAGTATCTGAAGAGGCGTCTTGCTACATGTACATCTACGTCAACACCACAGAGGCGGCGCTACAGGAGAACTTCACCAAGCTGTTTGAGATCCAGGAGCGTGTTCGCAACGGGACAGGTAGAAACATGATCATATCAGGCAGAAACACCATAAAAGGAAGCATTCAATCAAGGGAACTTTGCTTGAAAAATGAGCCACAGTAATGTGGCAGAGAGGCGGCTTCTTATGCAATGGCCCAAGTCAGTGAATCTATTGCAATCAGCCATTTTTGTTTCAgtgcaatttaaaaatatatatatattttgtcagTTTCAGCTACTTACATAATCAATTTCCAAAAATGTTTGGGGTCTTTTTTCATTACCTTCCTCTTTCTTGCTGCTGTATTCACGTATATGGTTTAAATATagtaaacaaattaaaactaaacttcCCTAAACTTCACACATGATACTTGGATTAAAACAAAGATGTACATTAAACAGAAATGACAAATTGAAATCCAGAGAGaagtaaaaacataaagataaaaacatgaaagaaggGTAAGGTGGGGTCATGGAGGGGAGTTGGtataagtctttttttttaaatctcaactTTCTGAAATAACCGTACAGATGTGGAGGTTAATGTAGTCCTGCCTCAgagattaaaaagaaacatttttgtcACAAATGAAAAAGGAATTTTGAATCTCGCTCAACAGAAACTGAGCCCCTACCTCCCGAGCTGCAGCCCCTTATTGCTGCAGACAATGATGACGGGGCGGAGGTGAACGCCACCGACCCAATTGTACAGCTGTTCCTGAAGAGACAGCGCCGCATGAAGGAAGTGAAGAAACGCAGAGAGGCCGGCATTCTGCAGCGAATTGATCGCTTTGCAGTGAAAAAATACTACACAATACGGCGGGGGTGAGTATTGTCTTTAAATGTGCCATCTTTTGCTTTATTTGTGCTGAAAATGCAACACTATGACCTAATATATCTGTGAATGTATTTTGTCATCAATCGTCCAGATTCTTGATGACAGCCATCGCTATGAGGAACCTAGCAGTGGGTCTTCCTCCTCTTGAACAGCTGACGAGAGAAATCGAGTTTGCCAACTTAAAAGAGCCGCAGGCAGATGGCAGCCAGGAAGACCGTCTGAAAGATGAAGTCGGCCACGGAGAACTTTAAAGTTGCGCTGGGATCAAACGCACTCGGCTAAATTGGCTGCAGGTGCTGGATTACACATGTGTGTTGGTactactggactgttactgaaATCAAAggatttttaattttctaaGCTTCAGA from Labrus bergylta chromosome 17, fLabBer1.1, whole genome shotgun sequence encodes the following:
- the ggcx gene encoding vitamin K-dependent gamma-carboxylase, giving the protein MEAGDATAGALVGNDGEGQKEETAKKDTAPKKDEPQGKSGFEKIFGFRKEDLTSWNSLVTLLNRPTDPASLGIFRCLFGLLMAIDVTQERGLSHLDYKYLDGAPVCRFPLFNFLQPLPLDWMYLVYVVMFLGAVGIMLGCLYRLSCLMFISTYWYIFFLDKTTWNNHSYLYGLIGFQLTLMDGNRYWSIDGLRRPSIKNAHVPLWNYTLLRIQIFIVYFIAGVKKLDADWVEGYSMSYLAHHWLFDPFKVILPVELVNLLVVHGGGLILDLSAGYLLFFDVTRSFGIFFVSYFHCMNSQLFSIGMFSYTMLATSPLFCYTDWPRRFFGRFPEFLRAVLPLTSDPADIQPSTSCVYSEVQSTNTERQETPPVAKAGKLRLKHKLGAIFTVLYIVEQLFLPYSHFITQGYNNWTNGLYGYSWDMMVHSRSHQHVKITYKDGKTGEIGYLNPGVFTQSRRWKDHGDMLKQYATCLDQFLPRYNITDPEIYFDIWVSINERFQQRIFDPRVDVVKADWSPFRPNTWLMPLLVDLSPWRTKFQEIEGSLDNQTEIVFIADFPGLHLENFVSEDLGNTSIQVLQGTVNVEVVEEKKNYTLQPGEQIKVPAGAYHKVYTVSEEASCYMYIYVNTTEAALQENFTKLFEIQERVRNGTETEPLPPELQPLIAADNDDGAEVNATDPIVQLFLKRQRRMKEVKKRREAGILQRIDRFAVKKYYTIRRGFLMTAIAMRNLAVGLPPLEQLTREIEFANLKEPQADGSQEDRLKDEVGHGEL